In Lactuca sativa cultivar Salinas chromosome 5, Lsat_Salinas_v11, whole genome shotgun sequence, the DNA window AGCTTGTGTGCGAACCACTAGAGGCACGACATCTGTGGTGCTTGCTTCTAAAGGTTCTACAAGTCAAGGATAATTGTTAATTACTATAATAACAATAAGGCATGTAATCGTAAACCCTCTcttgtgttttgaaaattacctagggtttctagggttcttattttgatgttcttagttataggttcaatagtgaaaacatagatcttgttttagcttgcatgcacacttaagagttttaattttgttttgttatgcCTAAACCCCATCATTGATTGAGGTTTTTGGTATTGTGAGTGTTGGGAGTTGAGAATTTCTAGTAGAAATCAGGATTTGTATGATGTGTTGCATAGGATTGGTTTATGGTTTTAGTGTGGCAACTTAGAGGAATCAGGGATGACCTTGAGAAAGGTAcatgtaggtgtgaaaggtagtattaggcctatAATACTAGAAGCATAGGACATGTACTTGAGATGAGTGCAGACCTATAAACTCTAAGGAAGCCTCTATAGAGGAATCCTCTCGAGTCCTTTGATGattgttttttttatgttgtgtttcagtttggaGGATGGTGATGACTACTCGAGGAGGTTCAGGTTCGGGTTCTGGTTCAAGCTCGGGTTCAGgtgttgagccaattgatgatAGGTTGTGCGAGTTCATTTCAGACGAGGTTACTCGCAGTATCTTCGATGATACCCCTGTGTTGTTCAGTACCATCAAAGAGGGGATTAtggagttgatggatgagaggCTTAGGTCTTTTCGAGCCGAGATTGTTGTAGGTCAGGTTGGAGCTTGAACTCCCTCATTTTGGGAGTTcaaggcttgtggagctccagagttctttggggctaaggaccccattgctagctaTCGTTGGATCactgacatggagaatgctcaatGGATGAGCTTTTTCCCTGAGGGGAAAAGGTGGGATTTGCATACTTCCTACTGATGGACAGAGAACCATATCGGTGTGATAAGGTTACCTAAGTCGTAGGATCAGAGGCAGTGGCAGTGATGACCTGGGAGGATTTTGTTCAGAGATTTCAGAGGGAGTTTGCACCAGCAATCGAGGTGCaactgtaacgctctaaaaattccaaacaatttaaacttttcaaaaacaacccagtttcataaagttattacaaaaagggttttcaatacaattattatcagagtcttcccagaaccaaatcataaaacaaaatcatgaggagcggtacgatcacgcctttgccttgccacggtctcccgaAGAAcctaaaaacattaaaccacaactgtaagcccgaaagcttagtgagatacccccaaaataccaaacacatataccatacacacacaacatgccatatcataatagaacacagaacatccatgcacttcgggtctactttgtgactggtccgccgcaccggccttcagtccacctggtccaccctccgagtctagccatatacatcgagtctacagtgtgattggtctgcccgcaccgggccttcaatcaacctggtccactctctgagtctatagtatgactggtccgcccgcactgggccttcagtcggcctggtccactcaccgagcctcggcacgtctggttcgccctcttggggcctacagtctatccggaacgctcgctgggccttcgggacaacctaGGAATGGCAACGGGGCGGGTTCGGGGCGGGGCATGGTGTCCCAAACCCGAACCCGATTTTCACATATGTACCCGAACCCGACCCGATACCCGACGGGTTTCTTATCGGGGCTCCCCGTCGGGGCTGAAACTTTCCCCGAACCCGACcctaaacccgaaacccgataatTACCCGATAACCCGACCCTATAACCCGAAATATGGCAgaaaaaaaagaaggaaaaactacaaATACATAATGATAAATTAAGACGTTGCATAGGCTTAAAATACCAAATAAGTTCTTCAATCATTTAACCAAATAGAAATTACTAATAGTCTAATATTGTAACATCAACCAACCAACCAAAACATCCAAGTACACAACATGAAAAACTAATTCATCACAATAATACATTACCAATTAACATTAAAACAAAGTTACAAactcaaaatcaaacaaaatcatcCAAACTTGTTGTCCCGCTTTCTTTAGTGTTTTCCTACAAAATATTAAACAAACTCAAAATCAAACATAATCATGGAAACaatataaaattaatatttttagaaGTGTCGTTTTACCTCTTCCACATCATAATCAAATTCAACAGAACGACAATATGCCTCGGTCTCTTCAGAACAAGTTGCTACAtaaaattaatattattaatatgcaaaaaaaaaatcacaatttcatataattaatataaaatagtATACTACCTCGAATTTCATTCAACAACCAACTTTGAGCACACATTAAAGCCTCCAATGTCTTTGGATGAAGTCGACTACGATGAGGACTTACTAATCTTCCACTAGTGCTGAAAGCTGATTCCGAGGCAACAGTGGAAACAGGAATAGCTAATATATCTTTAGCTATCCTTTGTAGTGGCGGGTACTTAATCCCATTTGTTTTCCACCATGCCAACAAATCAAGTTCCATATCTTTAGGCAACAATTTCTCCTTCAAGTAGTTATCCAACTCACTCATACCTCCTGATTCATCATCATCTCTAGTAATAGAAGCAATATCCGATAAGAGCTTTTTGAATCCAACACGATGACCGGAAGAGATACTAGAACCAAATGAAGATGAAGCAGGAACTGAACCACCATAAAAACCTAATGTTTATTAtaaaaatgttaataatttaAGATATGATCTATTTATTATACAAACAATAAGAAGAATATAATACCTTCACTCTTCCTTTTTTTAGATGCATTACTTGACACGTACTCTTGAAACAAAGTTTGGACAAACGCCTCCAAATTTTGAAATTCAATCTTTGCCTTTTCTTCTCCATAAAGTACAGGAAAAAGTAACTCCACAAACTTTAATTTGTATCGTGGATCTAAAACCGCTGCCATTCCCATTACCCCATGAATTACAGACCAATACTTATTGAACTTAGAAACCATTTGGTCAGCCATCATCTTAATCTCCTCAATAGGAGATTTCGTCCACTCACGCAAAGAATACCCAATCTCACATATCAAAGGAAAGAAAACATTAGCTGTAGGATACTTTGAACCAGAGAACATAACAGTCACCTCATAAAAAAGTTGTAATCTTTCACAAATCTCACTagccaactcccaatccttttctgTAGGAAAACATGTATACTTCGAGTCTCTTGTCTTTACCTGATCGAAAACCTCTTTGTAGCTTATAGCAACACTCAACATCAAGAATGTAGAGTTCCACCGTGTCTTGCAGTCAAGTATCAACTTCTTTGAGTATGTTATTCCCAACTGTTCTGCTGATGTCACAAAATTTTGCTCCCTCTTTGGTGATGCAGACCAAAATGCAACACTCTCTCTGATTCTCTCAATCTCAAATTTAATGAGATAAGCCATCTTGGACAATAAGATTGAGAATATGTGCGCAGCAACGCATATGAAACAAATCACCATTCATCATTAGTGATTTTAGAGGAAGTTTCTCTAATAATATCCTGATAATTGCATCATTTGTGGTGCAATTATCCACAGTAAGAGTTGACACTTTCCTATCAAGATTCCAATCACACAAAGTAGTATAAAGTATGTCGGCAAGAACATCAGATGTATGCGGACAAGGCACGTAAATAAACCTGTTTaagaatatataaatatatatgttaatattaacatataaataatAAGTACGTATAAATTATAGTTAAATAAGTATAATATACCTCATAATTTTGCTTTGCAAGTTCCAGTTttgatctacaaaatgtgttgtcATTGCCATAAATCCTTTTTTTTTTGATGATTAGATGTCCACATATCAGTAGTAACTGCAATTTTGCTTTTGGTCTTTGCTAACAAACTCATAGTTTTATCCCTTTCGTAATCATAAATTCTTTTGATGTCGTCCTTGATGGTGTTTCGACAAGGAACCTTAAACAAAGGTTGAAGACCTCCCACAAACTTCCTAAATCCATGATGCTCTACAATTGAAAGCGGATACTCATGCACAATAATCATTTCAGCCAAATCCTTCCTAGAAGTATCaacattaaatgtataatttGAAACATGCGTTGTAGTACCATCTAATTTCTTTTTTTCTTGCACCAAGATAGATTGACGAATATCTGGATAAGGTTTGTGTAAACAACGCTGATAATGTGCAAGTAAATGTTTTGTGCCATTCTTGCTATCTGCACCCAACACTTTAGAGCAATGTTTACATCTTGCTTTAACTTCATCattcaatttaaattttataaaatgttgCCATGCCGGTGAACGTGTTGCCCTTTTCGAACCAACAACTTCATTTCCATCTTCATCAAAAACTGTGTCTGTATCATTAATATTTGTTCCATCTTGTTGATCCACAGAATCAGTATTTTGTTGATTAGAACCCGAACCTCCCACATCTTGACTACTTGCAGTTGGAGCATGATTTTGACTAGTTGAATTCATATTTCCTGAAAAATATTAGTTTACCTATCAGGACATTATTCTTAACCACACAAATGAAAAAGGTACAGCCATACAGGGTCACAGTGAGCGATTGAAGAGAAATTACTTTACAGATACAGCCATACAGGGTCACACAAATGAAAAAGATACAGCTATACTTTACAGATTCACAGGGTCACACAAATGAAAAAGATACAACCATACTTTACAGATTCACAGCCATCAGGACATTATTCTAAGAAATTGATATAGGGAAAGAAAGATTTACATTTACAAGTTATTCAGATTTATAAATAAGAAATTGATTTTAAGAAATTGATACAGGGAAAGAAAGAAACAGATTACAGTAGGACTGTAGGACACATATTCTAATTGATTTCAACTTCAAGAATCCAAATTACCACAGGTAGTGTCGTAGTGACCGATTGAAGAGAAAGATACACATTTACAAGTCACAGTGACCGATTGAAGAGAAAGATACAAGTAgtgatcgattacatatgctcaATTTCAAGAAAAATGAAGAGAATTAAAGAAAGATGCGACCGAATGATCGATTACCTGTGATTGTTCCTTGTGCGTGAGCGTCACTGTGGCGTCGATCGAACTATCGAAGACAGTCGTTCGTCTATCGCACTATCGTCTATCGTCTATCGTCTATCGCAGGCTCGTAGCTTGCGATTTGATTTCAGTCGATTTGGAATGTCGGCTCTCGGTCTCGGCTGTAACCTAGAAGAGGAGATTAGTAGAAGACGAAGAGAAGAGTGAGAAGTGTGATTTGTTGCGATTTGCGAACGACGGAACGAGTTTTGTTACTGTTAGGGCTGaagtgtaatatatatatatatatatatatatatatatatatatatatatatatatatatatatatatatatatatattcggggcGGGGCGGGTCGGGGCAGACACAACCCACTCCCTGACCCGAACCCGGAAAAAATACCTGATAAGAACCCGAAACCCGGTCCGATACCCGATAGTACTGACCCGACCCGACCTGAAAAATTCGGGAATCGGGTTTCCCcgtcgggttcgggtttttttgccatccctagGACAACCGGTCCTCCCTGGGTATGTtttcctacagcacaaagcaggaaccgcctcaacccaaccccagtccaacaaccatgtgcacataaacattcaatcatataacagttcacattcaatcaagccgatctagcagatcacataacataacatcatcctaaccaggataccgaccgaaccggtcactagcatagcatcatcctatataccaggataccaaccttaattaggtctctaacatataccaccctAACTACCATGATGCAAACATAtccaagcaataacataacaacgatacccagatcacaatccgataaagaaccagctttggtgccttagaccctgttgatatagtgaggataactcacctcgcaagtgccgactgaacagataaacccaagttgctccgaccactgatgcgatctccaccactggtcaacaccaaaacactgaactcaaaacaaaagccaacaattaccaaaatgcccctagaaatcaactggtcaacccttggtcaaattcaaagtcaacccctgactgactctactcgccgagtcaactcgatgactcgccgagtccccatgcacagaacttccccaatccgcgaatcaactcgctgagtcaccccgagactcgccgagttccacaaccctgagtcctttcacactcgactcaccgagtcatcccttgactcaccgaaagatagctcaaccagaagaaagattagggcctcacgaccagactcgccgagtccaaggctatcttcaacaggctcgccgagttgttcttccaactcgtcgagtccctacttatcttcatccaactcgccgggttgttcttccaactcgtcgagttccagcctatcttcaagcaacttctCTAAGCATgttacactctagggtttgggtttgggtttgggtttaGGACAAAataacttcaccaacaactcttgagcatagactttatggctttctggatcattaacaacctagatctgaggtagcaacctcagatcttacaccaaacttgagaaggacctcatttatgccccaaccccccccccccctccaaatgatagatctagatgcacaaaagctcaaacagaggattattacctcaaatgaaggctcccactgatgaatgaaccaattctatgcaaagccccttgctccaatcttcttgctcttcaatttccttccaaggttacctcctccaaggctctaatctctcaccaaggaaagctcacacgaatttagggtttctggaactcaaagggaaggtaaagaggttggggaagaagtgttatgttctttatatagggctcaacccccagaattagggttttctccactcagcaccaactcgtcgagtccacccatgctactcgtcgagttggtcacttaacacgcgatcagagtcgcgaccctactcgccgagtccattcgtggactcgccgagttgcccttcaactctacttttGATACTCCGGGATGTTACGGCAACAgctggtgagggtgttctaggaccTTTTCCAGACTACTAAGACCATGGCGGAGATTACCACCAAATTCAAGAAGAAGGCTTTGTTGGTCCCGCAGTATGCTgcggatgaggatatgaggaaggTGAGATATCATGACATGCTAAGGGAGGATATCAAGGAGTTCGTGAGCTTCTTAGGGTGTAAGACCCTGAAAGATATGATCGAGAAGGCCTATGAGGGGGTGATTGAGTTGGAGCTCCGGTCGAAGTGGAAGCCGGAGCAAAATGGCAATGGGGCGGGTTCGAGGCAGTGCATGGTTTCCCAAACCGGCCCCGATATTTTTCGGGTTTCTTATCGGGGCCCCCCATTGGGTTTCGGGTTTTCCCGTTTGGTTTCGAGTATCTTATTGGGTTTATAAAAATTcataacaaattttttttttcgttttaggGTACCCCGATCTCTTATAAAAAATACATGTTCTAGCCtcccttttaaattaaaaatatgatgcattactttaataaaataaaatggacgttatattaaaaattatttgatttaagtttaGTATAATACGTCAAAACATAAATAATtgttaataactaaaaagattatttgatttaagtttaATGTAATACGTCAAGACATAAAAAATAATCATTCACACCatatttttaaaaactaaaaaaaattgtcCACAATAAGTATTTTATCTTTGAATGTGTGCAATTAACATCAAAaggatttgtgtgtgtgtgtgtgtgtgtgtatatatatatatatatatatatatatatatatatatatatatatatatatatatatatatatatatatatatatacacatttagTTTTGTATCGGTGAATAATTTATTTCTACAATTAGTTTCTCTTTCGAAAAATGACATATTACAAAAAAACACATAATTTATCAAAATTATCATTTACCATTTAAATATATCTTTAATAGTTGTAAACACTTGTATgatattttggaaaataatttCCTTTAAGGTTTAGGGTTTTATGTCTTATGGTTATGGTATGTCCAACATTAGTGATATAATTGTTAGTAGTGTGATCGTAGGAAGTGGCGGACGCAGAAGGTTTTAGTAGGGTGACACTAAaaaaaaattctgaaaaaatcTAAATTAATAGTGACACTCATATTTTAAACCGGTACacctaatagaaaaaacataaaaaaaattacactaaGTGCCGGAATCGGAGCAGTAGCCCGGGACCCCCCGGGCACCACTAAGGTCCGCCACTGATCGTAGGTGGGACGTTCATTATGGAGACGACGATTAATAGTTTCCATTGATGAATATTTTTATTTCAGAAACATGTCATCTTAAACAGATTGCACAATACATCAATAAATAATAGTTTTGAGAGAGTTGGCGGTTAAAATGAGACTAAGATTTAGGATTTTGCCTTTGTTGGATTTACGATTTTCGTCTAAGTTAGTATTCCAAACTGGAGAACATCATATTTGGATCAAAGCATTTATAGTATTTACTAAATTTTTGTTTCTATGAATGTCGTAAGAGTAAtacattttaataaaataatttaaaatattaatGCTTAATTGATGTAAGGCCTTAAAGTTTTTTCGTTTTCTCATTAGTAGCTACTAACAATAAATTATTGGTTATTTGAAGTTGCTTCCTATTTTattaactagattatgacccgcgtaaAACGCGGAGAACATATAAAAAATTCATATATAAGTATAAAAAGTTGGCAcaataattaaaaagaaagtaACAAAAATAGAATTAGTTTTATTGATAACATTGAAAAACAATGAAAGGTTTGAATATCTATAACCGATGAAGGACCTCTTTGTAAACAacgttttttgttttattagttggacgACCTTGTCACATATAAGTATCTTGAATACGATATCTTTTTTAATTTATACTCTTCTTAGGTTCGAGAACCAATGTcagttgtctttttttttttcttgttgatGTATCAATTAATGCAATACAAATTGGTGCTACATTTAGAGCTTTTAGTGCTATTAGTCGATTTGTTAATGATCTTCCAGTAAGTTaatgtgtttttcataaaaattaaaactttttatattttcttcgagTTAATGTTTTATTgatttgtaataataataatatgattgaTGTAGGAGGGTCTTCAAACACTTGTGGGAATTACATTTGACTCATTGcaacaagttaatttaaaaaaaaaaaaaattaacctgTTAAAAAGAATTATTCCTTCAAGCTCTTTTGCATTTTTTATTGCAGCTATTGATTTTCTTAGTTCCAGACACATATGATGTTTACACTCCTTTCCCCTCTGATGTTATTGTTCAACTTTCTAAAATGATGAAATTACCAAAGACTGGTATTGATGATCATTGGACATTAGCAAATAACTTAAATGCATTTTCAAGAATCCTGTAAGTAAATCTATTTTTCAAGAATCCTGTAAGAATCCTGTAAGTAAATCAATTTATACATATCTCCAAATATAAGTCAATTTTAATCAAGGGGCAAAATACTCATTTTTCTTGAGTTGGCAAACAAGTTTAACCTGGAGAACATGAGTGCGACCTATATGAAAACTGTTAAATGTCCTCTAGAATCTGAAATGTTATAAGTTGTCTTTGTAATTGATTATctgttatttttcatttttcatttaagTTCTTTTGGGATTAAACAAAAGGAAAAACAACATAATTTCGTTGTATGAAAAAATTCAGAGTATAAGGCTACAAttggtataaaaccctaaaatgataGCTCATAACATTGGTCTAACTCATCTAATTTTGTATCATACACTAAAAGaacaaataaaagaataaaaaaacagTTGCAATGAAAACCTTGTTTTGTGTACCAATAAGTTGGCATAAAACTCAACAGTTCTTGAATATAGgaagagtttactcttcaaaaatgAATTGGAAACTATAATAAGGAACCAGTTCGTGTAGATGTGCAGTCCATGATCAAATCCAATCGTCCGAGTATACCTGAAGGGCTAATTTTCTCATCGAGAGCATGACAAAATCATTTATGAGAAATTCATTTGGTGGCAAGTTAAAAAGCTTTTTGAATGTCGAATTCCTATGAGTTGACTTCATATTGAGCTGTCAAGAAGTTAGAAAAATTCATATAGATGTGCAGTCCATAATCAATACTCCTATAATGCAAAAGTTAAAAGATTttacaaaataatgaaaataaaacacCCTAAAAAAGAAGTGTAAAAGGGTCATTTACCAAACTTTAGATGGCTGCAAAAAAGAAACGCTCTTTGTTCATACTTACTTCACACATACATCATTTTAATAATGCAAATGTCAATTTACCTATaaggaaattaaaaataaataaataagtcaaacctgAGATCTTTTTTGACAACATATGCATCCGACTTAACTATATTGGATCTTGGAAAGCAAATGTATTGGTTAATGCAAGTGAATGATACATAATTGATTTTCCAACATCCATTTTTGGGTAACATCCACTTTCATATCCCTTTTACACATACTTCGGCTCATGTGCGATTTTTGCTTctgttaaaaaaaaatacaaagttatACAACCATATAAATCAGATAAGAATTGCACTTTTAGAAAGCATGTATATTATGGAATAAGGTTAGAACGCGTTTGGTCTTCAAATGTAAGAATCTTAAGAATGACTTAACTAAAAAAATTCTCTAGTGTAGTGTCTCACGGTTGGTTTTTTATTCCAGTGAAGGGGATTGTATCCCATTAGCTCGATTGTATATTATCTAAGAAAgtaagaaataaggccaaatggAACTTGATGGCAAAACTCCattctttcgttggttatactgaaaaaaatatataaattttataaatttttagaAGTGGATATATTTTGTTTTGATAATCAACCTTCTATACATAAAAATCCCAAATCTTCCCGATGATAAACTTTGATAGTACACGgtcattacaatttttttttgtctCAATAGCTTAAGCATCTAATAACGGCTTAAGGATATGAATATAAACTAAAGAACTACATACAATAAATACCTAATAACCTCAAATGCTCCAGAGTTTCAAATATTTTTCTCACACTTCTTCTCTCAACTTTTACATATTGACGACATGTCTCCAATGGGTTGAAGCGCTTCAAGACTTATGAAATTGTTCATAATCTGTAATGATAACATAATAATTTTTAATCTTAATCCAAATATAAATTCTTTTTTAGTACCTAAAAAACTACATTATGGTGTCCCTGCTTTACAGTATtagaaaagtaaataaaaaaattcatacattttttgcaacttttt includes these proteins:
- the LOC128126026 gene encoding zinc finger BED domain-containing protein RICESLEEPER 2-like; the encoded protein is MAYLIKFEIERIRESVAFWSASPKREQNFVTSAEQLGITYSKKLILDCKTRWNSTFLMLSVAISYKEVFDQVKTRDSKYTCFPTEKDWELASEICERLQLFYEVTVMFSGSKYPTANVFFPLICEIGYSLREWTKSPIEEIKMMADQMVSKFNKYWSVIHGVMGMAAVLDPRYKLKFVELLFPVLYGEEKAKIEFQNLEAFVQTLFQEYVSSNASKKRKSEGIIFFLLFV
- the LOC128126027 gene encoding zinc finger BED domain-containing protein RICESLEEPER 3-like, with protein sequence MNSTSQNHAPTASSQDVGGSGSNQQNTDSVDQQDGTNINDTDTVFDEDGNEVVGSKRATRSPAWQHFIKFKLNDEVKARCKHCSKVLGADSKNGTKHLLAHYQRCLHKPYPDIRQSILVQEKKKLDGTTTHVSNYTFNVDTSRKDLAEMIIVHEYPLSIVEHHGFRKFVGGLQPLFKVPCRNTIKDDIKRIYDYERDKTMSLLAKTKSKIAVTTDMWTSNHQKKKDLWQ